A single genomic interval of Helianthus annuus cultivar XRQ/B chromosome 13, HanXRQr2.0-SUNRISE, whole genome shotgun sequence harbors:
- the LOC110898858 gene encoding uncharacterized protein LOC110898858 isoform X1, whose product MAIEGKKLSDNGEKKTRWMSKGYLLGDGSFYLDVSLSKGKRFDNLKAWHVFANMPDKIMEVSPIIQVIVVEPLAFVAPDKDEECILGDIWKGNVTGSEISYNLFPKLGHLRVLLLNAGKMVISS is encoded by the exons ATGGCTATTGAGGGAAAAAAGCTGAGCGACAATGGTGAGAAGAAG ACAAGATGGATGTCGAAAGGATATCTACTAGGAGATGG GTCTTTCTACTTGGATGTTTCTTTATCCAAGGGAAAACGTTTTGATAACCTAAAAGCTTGGCATGTTTTTGCTAACATGCCTGACAAAATCATGGAAGTTTCTCCAATAATACAAGTGATTGTTGTTGAACCGCTTGCTTTTGTTGCTCCTGATAAAGATGAAGAG TGTATTCTTGGGGATATATGGAAGGGAAATGTCACCGGCAGTGAGATATCATACAATTTATTTCCAAAGTTAGGTCATCTGAGAGTATTGCTG
- the LOC110898858 gene encoding uncharacterized protein LOC110898858 isoform X2 yields MGTDLALNHKSFYLDVSLSKGKRFDNLKAWHVFANMPDKIMEVSPIIQVIVVEPLAFVAPDKDEECILGDIWKGNVTGSEISYNLFPKLGHLRVLLLNAGKMVISS; encoded by the exons ATGGGTACTGACTTGGCCTTAAACCACAA GTCTTTCTACTTGGATGTTTCTTTATCCAAGGGAAAACGTTTTGATAACCTAAAAGCTTGGCATGTTTTTGCTAACATGCCTGACAAAATCATGGAAGTTTCTCCAATAATACAAGTGATTGTTGTTGAACCGCTTGCTTTTGTTGCTCCTGATAAAGATGAAGAG TGTATTCTTGGGGATATATGGAAGGGAAATGTCACCGGCAGTGAGATATCATACAATTTATTTCCAAAGTTAGGTCATCTGAGAGTATTGCTG